Sequence from the Caldisericia bacterium genome:
AGAACTGTTGGAGCAGGTGTTGTTTCAAAACTTATTGAGTAGGTGAATTATGAGAGAGACAAAAAGTAGAGTAAGAATAAAATTAAAATCTTTTGACTCCAGAGTTTTAGATATTTCTGCTGCTCTAATTGTGAATACACTTAAAAAACTTGGAGTTGAAGTTTCTGGTCCAATACCTCTTCCTTCAGAAAGAACCCTTTATACATTTTTGAGAGCACCAAACATAGATAAAGATTCAAGAGAACAACTTGAGTTAAGAATACATAAAAGACTTATTGATATTTTAAACCCTACACCAGAGTCAACAAAAGCACTTATGGATCTTGATTTACCAGCAGGAGTTGATATTGAAATTAAGTTATAAGGAGAAAGTTATGAAAGGCATAATTGCTAAAAAAATTGGAATGACACAAATTTTTGAAGAGAATAGAGTAATTCCAGTTACAATTCTAAAGGCAGGGCCTTGTAAAGTTGTTCAGAAGAAAACCCCTGAAAAAGACGGATATCTTGCAGTTCAACTTGGATTTGAGCCTGTAAAAGAAAAAAGATTAAACAAACCACTACTTGGACATATGAAAAGGGTAGGAGAATTTTTTAAATATTTAAAAGAGATAAGAGATTTTGATAAAGAAGTTGGCGATACTATTGATGTGAATATTTTCAAAAAAGGTGAAAAGGTAAAAGTTACAGGAGTTTCAAAAGGAAAAGGGTTTCAAGGAGTTATGAAGAGATGGGGAATGGGTGGTGGTTTTGATTCTCATGGTTCTACATCTCATAGAAGAATTGGATCAATTGGAAACAGATTGACACCACAAAGAGTTTTTAAAGGAAAAAGAATGCCTGGTCATATGGGTTTAGACACAGTAACAGTTAGAAATTTAGAAGTTGTTTTTATTGATACAGACAATAATTTACTTGGGCTTAAGGGTGCTGTACCTGGTCCAAATGGAAGTATTGTTTTGGTGAGAGGTGAATAATGAATATACCAGTTTATGATATAGAAGGTAAAGTTTTGGAAAGTGAAGAGATTCCAGAGGCATTTTCTATACCACCACATTATCACTCTCTATTTTTATCAATAAGATACATTAGAAATGCTTTAAGAAGAGGAACTGCTTCAACTAAAAAGAGAGGAGAAGTTAGAGGTGGTGGTAGAAAGCCTTGGAGACAAAAAGGTACTGGTAGAGCAAGACAAGGTTCCATTCGTTCACCATTATGGAAAGGTGGAGGAGTTGTCTTTGGTCCAAAACCAAGAAGTTTTAGAATTGAAATTCCTAAAAAAGTAAAAAGATTAGGTCTTCTCTCTGCAATCAGTGCAAAACTTAGTGAAAATAAATTTTTTGTTGTTAGTGGAATAAAATTTGAGAAACCAAGCACAAAAGATGCAGTTCAACTTTTAAACAAACTCAATCTCATGAGTTCAACACTTTTTGTTTTCTCTGATGAAAATGGAGAGGTTTTGCTTAGTATGAGAAATATTCCTAAAGTTTTGCCAATTCATTTTAGATTTTTAAATACATATGATGTTTTGAAACATGAAAATCTTGTATTAACAAAAGAAGCATATGAAAAGGTAAAAGAGGTGTGGGCAAATGTTTGAAAGAGTTTTAATAAGACCAGTTATATCTGAAAAAAGTCAAAGACTTATAAATGAAAGAAAATATGTTTTTCTTGTTCATAAAGATGCAAATAAAGAAATGGTTAAAAAAGCAGTAGAAGAGATGTTTAATGTTAAAGTTGAAGATGTGAATATAGTGAAAAAATATCCAAAGAAGAGAAGAATAAGATACCTTTTCACTAAAACTCCAGATGGTAAAAAAGCAATAGTAACCTTAAAAGAAGGTTACTCAATTGAATTTTTGAAAGGAGTGTAAAAAATGGGAATAATAAAAGTTAAACCAACAAGTCCTGGTAGAAGGAATGCAACTTATTTGGATAATAGTGATATAACAAAAAAAGAACCTGAAAAAAGTTTAACAATAGGTTTAAGAAAAAAAGGCGGAAGAAACAATCAGGGTAAAATAACAATTAGATTTAGAGGTGGTGGAACCAAAAGGTTATATAGAATTATAGACTTTAAAAGAGATAAAGATGGAATTCCAGGTAAAGTTACTTCAATTGAATATGATCCAAATAGATCTGCAAGAATTGCATTGATTACATATGCAGATGGTGAAAAAAGATACATTATAGCACCACTTGGATTAAATGTAGGTGATACAGTTCTTTCAGGAGAAAATGTTCCTCTAAAACCTGGAAACGCAACTTTTTTAAGAAATATACCAGTTGGAACTATTATTCACAACATTGAACTTATTCCTGGTAAAGGAGCTCAAATTGCTCGTTCTGCTGGGTCATATGCTCAAATTTTATCAAAAGATGAAAAATATGCTCAGGTTAAACTTCCTTCAGGTGAAATAAGACTTATTAATTTAAATTGTCGTGCAACAATAGGACAAGTCGGAAATGTAGATCATGAAAATGTTCAATTAGGTAAAGCAGGAAGGTCAAGATACCTTGGAAGAAGACCACATGTTAGAGGTTCAGCAATGAATCCAGTTGACCATCCTCATGGTGGTGGTGAAGGTAAAGCACCAATTGGACATCCATCTCCACTTTCTCCTTGGGGTAAACCAACTCTTGGAAAGAAGACAAGAAAGATGAAAAAGCCAAGTTCAAAATTTATTGTTAAAAGGAGGAGGTAGAGATGGCTAGAGAAAAATATGTTGATCCAAAACTTCTTAAAAAGATAAGAGAAATGAATGAAAAAGGTCAAAAAAAGATAATTAAAGTTTGGTGTAGAGATTCAACTATAACCGAGGAAATGGTTGGACATACAATTGCTGTTCATAATGGAAAGGTTCATATCCCAGTTTATATTACTAAGGCAATGGTTGGTCATAAACTTGGTGAGTTTGCATTCACAAGAACTTTCAGAGCACATAATAGACCTACCGAGAGGTCCACTGCATTGAAGTAGAGGAGGATAATATGGAAGTTAAAGCACAAGCAAGATTCGTTAGAATTTCACCCAAAAAAGCAAGAAAAATTGCTAATATGGTTAGAGGAATGAATGCTAAACTCGCATTAAAATCTTTAAAATTTGTTCCTAATAGAGCAGCAATTCCTATTGCTAAAACAATTAAATCAGCGATTGCAAATGCTAAGAATAATTATCAAATGGATGAAGAGTCTTTATACATTAAAAAAATTTTTGTTGATCAAGGGCCTGTTATGAAAAGAGTTCTTCCCAGAGCAATGGGAAGAGCAGATATAATTAGAAGACCACTATCTCATATAACTGTGTATGTTGAGGAGAAAAAGGAGGAGTAATGGGACAAAAGTGTAATCCTTTAGGTTTTAGATTAGGTATAACAAAAGAGTGGAAGGCTTTCTGGTTTGCTCCAAAAAAAGATATTCCTAAGATTCTTCTCGAAGACCTAATGATTAGAAACAAAATTGATGAACTTGGAAGAGATGTTGCTGTATCTTCAACTGAAATTTATAGAAAAGGAGAGCAAGTTAGAGTTTTAATTTTCAGTGCACGACCAGGAGTTCTAATTGGTAAGGGTGGAGCAAACATAGAAAAGTTGAGAAATGAAATTCAAGAGATAATTGGTAATAAGAAACTTGATATAAAAGTTGTTGAAATCAAAAAACCAGAACTTTCAGCAAAACTTCAAGCGGAATTTATTGCAGATAGAATCGAAAAAAGAGCATCTTATAAAAGAGCAATGAAACAGACAATTGCAAGAGCAATGAAAGCAGGAGCAAAAGGAATAAAGGTTCAATGTTCTGGAAGATTAGAGGGAGCAGAAATTGCAAGAACTGAATGGTTTAAAGAAGGAAGAGTTCCTCTTCAAACTTTAACAGCAGATATAGATTACGCTTATGTGCCTGCTGTTACAAAATTTGGAGTTATTGGAGTTAGAGTTTGGATTTATAGAGGAGATATTCCAGTTAGAAGATTCAATAGAGAACAATTGGAGGTGTAATATGTTGATGCCCGAAAGAGTTAAATGGAGAAAACAACATAGAATAAGGGCTAAAGGAATAGCCACAAGAGGAAATAAACTTGCTTTTGGTGATATAGGACTTAAAGCACTTGAACCAGGTTGGATAACAGCAAGACAAATTGAAGCAGCAAGATTGCCATTAACACAAGTTGCTCATAAATCAGGAAAAATGTGGATAAGAATTTTTCCTGATAGACCTGTTACAAAAAAACCAGCAGAAACAAGAATGGGTGGTGGAAAAGGAGATCCAGAATATTGGGTAGCAGTTGTTAAACCAGGAAGAATTCTTTTTGAACTTGAAGGTGTTCCTGAAAAGGATGCAATTAGAGCACTTGAACTTGCTCAAGATAAATTACCAATTAAAACAAAAATAGTAAAAAGAGAGGGATAAAGATGAAGGCAAAAGAATTGAGAGAGTTAACTGTTGATGAATTAAAAAGAAAACTTGAAGATTTGAGAAGAGAACTTTTCAATCTTAGATTTCAACAAATTACACATCAACTTAAAAATCCTGTAAGAATTAGATTTGTAAGAAAAGATATTGCAAGAAT
This genomic interval carries:
- the rplC gene encoding 50S ribosomal protein L3, translated to MKGIIAKKIGMTQIFEENRVIPVTILKAGPCKVVQKKTPEKDGYLAVQLGFEPVKEKRLNKPLLGHMKRVGEFFKYLKEIRDFDKEVGDTIDVNIFKKGEKVKVTGVSKGKGFQGVMKRWGMGGGFDSHGSTSHRRIGSIGNRLTPQRVFKGKRMPGHMGLDTVTVRNLEVVFIDTDNNLLGLKGAVPGPNGSIVLVRGE
- the rplB gene encoding 50S ribosomal protein L2, whose protein sequence is MGIIKVKPTSPGRRNATYLDNSDITKKEPEKSLTIGLRKKGGRNNQGKITIRFRGGGTKRLYRIIDFKRDKDGIPGKVTSIEYDPNRSARIALITYADGEKRYIIAPLGLNVGDTVLSGENVPLKPGNATFLRNIPVGTIIHNIELIPGKGAQIARSAGSYAQILSKDEKYAQVKLPSGEIRLINLNCRATIGQVGNVDHENVQLGKAGRSRYLGRRPHVRGSAMNPVDHPHGGGEGKAPIGHPSPLSPWGKPTLGKKTRKMKKPSSKFIVKRRR
- the rplP gene encoding 50S ribosomal protein L16, giving the protein MLMPERVKWRKQHRIRAKGIATRGNKLAFGDIGLKALEPGWITARQIEAARLPLTQVAHKSGKMWIRIFPDRPVTKKPAETRMGGGKGDPEYWVAVVKPGRILFELEGVPEKDAIRALELAQDKLPIKTKIVKREG
- the rpmC gene encoding 50S ribosomal protein L29, with the translated sequence MKAKELRELTVDELKRKLEDLRRELFNLRFQQITHQLKNPVRIRFVRKDIARILTILKEKEKTQ
- the rpsJ gene encoding 30S ribosomal protein S10, translating into MRETKSRVRIKLKSFDSRVLDISAALIVNTLKKLGVEVSGPIPLPSERTLYTFLRAPNIDKDSREQLELRIHKRLIDILNPTPESTKALMDLDLPAGVDIEIKL
- the rplD gene encoding 50S ribosomal protein L4; this translates as MNIPVYDIEGKVLESEEIPEAFSIPPHYHSLFLSIRYIRNALRRGTASTKKRGEVRGGGRKPWRQKGTGRARQGSIRSPLWKGGGVVFGPKPRSFRIEIPKKVKRLGLLSAISAKLSENKFFVVSGIKFEKPSTKDAVQLLNKLNLMSSTLFVFSDENGEVLLSMRNIPKVLPIHFRFLNTYDVLKHENLVLTKEAYEKVKEVWANV
- the rplW gene encoding 50S ribosomal protein L23, with protein sequence MFERVLIRPVISEKSQRLINERKYVFLVHKDANKEMVKKAVEEMFNVKVEDVNIVKKYPKKRRIRYLFTKTPDGKKAIVTLKEGYSIEFLKGV
- the rpsS gene encoding 30S ribosomal protein S19; the encoded protein is MAREKYVDPKLLKKIREMNEKGQKKIIKVWCRDSTITEEMVGHTIAVHNGKVHIPVYITKAMVGHKLGEFAFTRTFRAHNRPTERSTALK
- the rpsC gene encoding 30S ribosomal protein S3 codes for the protein MGQKCNPLGFRLGITKEWKAFWFAPKKDIPKILLEDLMIRNKIDELGRDVAVSSTEIYRKGEQVRVLIFSARPGVLIGKGGANIEKLRNEIQEIIGNKKLDIKVVEIKKPELSAKLQAEFIADRIEKRASYKRAMKQTIARAMKAGAKGIKVQCSGRLEGAEIARTEWFKEGRVPLQTLTADIDYAYVPAVTKFGVIGVRVWIYRGDIPVRRFNREQLEV
- the rplV gene encoding 50S ribosomal protein L22 is translated as MEVKAQARFVRISPKKARKIANMVRGMNAKLALKSLKFVPNRAAIPIAKTIKSAIANAKNNYQMDEESLYIKKIFVDQGPVMKRVLPRAMGRADIIRRPLSHITVYVEEKKEE